Part of the Paenibacillus sp. FSL R7-0273 genome is shown below.
CGGCTGAATAAAAGCTTGATTGCAGACTTGAACCCGTCCTCACATATCTCCGAATCCTTCCGCTCGCTGCGCACCTATATCCGTCAGCTCGGGCTGACAGGAGGGGACAGCGGCAAGGTGCTTCTCTTCACCTCTGCCGAAGGCGGAGAGGGGAAGACGACGGTTCTGTCCAATCTGGCCGTATCCTTTGTTCAGGACGGCAAGAAGGTAGCCGTTATAGACTGCAATATGCGGCGTCCGGGACTGCATGCGGTGTTTGAGGTAGAGGGCAGTGAAGGACTTGCCGCTTACCTCAGCGGTCAGGAGGAAGCCAAGGATATTGCCGTATACGGTAATCTGGCTAATCTGGCTGTCATTCCGGCAGGCAAGACACGCATCAGCCCGCCGGATCTGCTGGGTAATCCCAAAATGACCGCTCTGCTGGAGGAGCTGAAAAGCAGCTTTGATCTGATCCTGCTAGACACGCCTCCGGCAGTTGAATACAGTGATGCCCGTATCCTTGCCCCGCATACTGATGGAGTAATCCTGGTGGCCAGGCACGGCAAAACCAAACGCGAAGCGGTCCGCAAGCTGAAGACGCTGCTCGAGCAGAGCGGGTCCAATATTCTTGGCATTGCCATGAACCAGGCCAGGTAGAGTCCCTTAAGTCTCAAATCCCACACATAACGATCAGGAGGTAAGTGCGATGAAAAAGGTAAAGAAGGTAATTATCCCTGCAGCTGGGCTAGGAACGCGCTTCCTTCCTGCCACAAAGGCTATGCCTAAGGAAATGCTTCCAATCATCAACAAGCCGACCATCCAATATATCGTGGAGGAAGCCATTGCTTCCGGTATAGAGGACATTATTATCGTTACCGGTAAAGGCAAGCGGGCGATTGAAGATCACTTTGACAATGCTTTCGAGCTGGAATCCAGACTGCTGGAGGATGGCAAGCTGGAGCTGCTCAAAGAGGTTCAGCGTTCCTCTAAAGTAGAAATCCACTACATCCGCCAAAAGGAAGCAATGGGCCTGGGGCATGCCGTATGGTGCGCACGCCGCTTTATCGGAGACGAGCCCTTCGGCGTTATGCTTGGCGATGACATCGTAACCGGCAAAACCCCTTGCCTCAAGCAGCTGATCGACCAGTACGAGGAAACACAGAACTCGGTTATCGGAGTACAGGAGATCGCGGATGAGTTCACCAACCGTTACGGGATTATCGAACCTGACCTCCAGGACGGACGGCTCTACCGGGTTAACAACTTTGTGGAGAAGCCGCCGCTGGGTACAGCCCCATCCAATCTGGCAATCATGGGACGTTACGTGTTTACTCCAAAAATTTTCAAGTACCTCGATCTGCAGGAAAAAGGTGCCGGCGGTGAAATCCAGCTTACGGACGCCATCCAGAAGCTGAATCAGAGCGAACGGGTTTACGCTTATAACTTTGACGGAACCAGATACGATGTCGGCGAACGGCTTGGCTACATCCTCACTACACTGGAATTTGCCCTCCAGAGTGATGATCTCCGTTACCCGGTAATGGATGCAATGGCGGAATGGCTCAGCAAAGCCGGACAAACCACACTCAGCAGCTAAAAATATTTTTAAACTTTTAGGAGGAATGAGGAGAAAATGAGCATGCAAAAACTGCCGGAAGACTACGAGGCCGTCCTGCCGAAACTTTACATGCTGCATGCCAAAGAAGGAAGCAAAGGGATGGATTCCTATCTGGTAATGAAGCGGATCATTGATATTCTTTTCTCCGCCCTTGGCCTTCTCGTACTGCTGCCGCTATTCGCCCTTGTGGCCATCCTGATCAAGCTGGAGGATCCCAAAGGCAAAGTGTTTTTCCGGCAGAACAGAGTGGGCAAGGACGAGGTGCAGTTTCCGATGTATAAATTCCGATCCATGGTTTCTAACGCCGAGGAGCTGAAGGCCAATCTGATGGCTTATAACGAAGTGAGCGGGGCAATGTTCAAGATCAAGAATGACCCCCGGATCACCCGGATCGGAAAATTCATCCGTAAGACGAGCATCGATGAACTGCCTCAGCTCTGGAACGTGCTGATGGGCCACATGAGTCTGGTCGGCCCCCGTCCTCCGCTCGTTGAAGAGGTGGCGCAGTATACGGATTACGACAAGCAGCGGCTGCTCGTTACACCGGGCTGCACCGGATACTGGCAGGTAAATGCCAGAAACAGTGTCGGCTTTGACGAAATGGTGCAGCTGGATCTGACTTATATCCATATCCGGAGCACGATGCTGGATCTGAAGATTATTTTCAAAACCGGCCTGATGCTGCTCGGTTCCAAGGACGCTTATTAAAAATATGGGAATTGGGTGATTGCCGATGACTGAGTACGGAGACATCCCACAGGTTTCCATTATTATCTGCACCTACAACAGGTCAGCGCTGCTGGTCAAAACCCTTCAGTCGCTGACCGGACTTGAGAATCTGCATCGGGCCGAGATCATCGTGGTGGATAACAATTCCCCGGATAATACGGCAGCAGAGATCAAGGGCTTCATTGGAGCACATGGTGCAGAGATGGATATCCGTTATCTTCTGGAGCCGGTACAGGGATTGTCGGCGGCCCGGAACACAGGAATTCTGGCTTCCAAATCGCAGATCATTGCCTTTCTGGACGATGATGCGATACCTTGCCGGAATTGGATTACAACCATAATCAGCACCTTTGAGGAAAGGCCGGAAGTGATGGCCATGGGCGGAAAGGTTGCCCCGATCTTCGAAAGCAAGCGTCCGGACTGGCTGATCAAGCCGTTCGAGCTGCCTTACACTATCGTTGATCTGGGCAACAAAGTCAGGGAATATCCGAAACGGCTGCATCCGTGCGGAGCCAACATGGCGATGCGCAAGCCGGCCTTCGATATCAGCCTGTTCCCGCTGGATCTGGGAAGAAAGGGCGATTCGCTTATCTCCGGTGAAGAAACCTGGCTCTTCGGACAGCTGCAGCGGCAGGGACACACTATCCTGTATCATCCGCAGATGGCCGTAGACCATTTCGTGGCTGCAGGTCGCCTGACCGAGGACTGGATTATGAAAAGGTATTACAGCCAGGGCATCTCAAATGCCATGAAAAGCGAAGGACTTAAGGGAAATCTGCTGCTGCTGGGCAAGACGGCTGCCAAAATCGTGTATGTGATGGCGGACTCCATCTTCTCCAGAAGCCGGGGCAGAAAGCTGCTGAACAGATGCCGCCTGGAGAGCATTCGCGGAACGCTACACATGTTTTGGAACCGGAAGAGGGAATCTGCAGCGGGGTGAGGGAAGACAATGACTAATTTTGAGTGGGGCACTAAATTAAACGCTTTGCCATACGGAATGCTCTACCTCGTGTCCGCGCTTCTTCTGGGGACCGCGGTCATTTACCAGCCGGTATTTGCGGTAGCGGCCGTACTCTTGATTATTTTACTGACTGTCTCCATCTCACGTCCCGACGTCATTAGTTACTTCGTGCTTTTGACAACGGCGGTCTCGATCAACTTTTTGTTCAGCGGCGGCATGTTCGGTATCGAAATCCTCTCGCTCTACAAGCTGATGATCCTGATGCTGCTGGTACCCTGCATTCTGGTGAACGGGCTGCGGCTCAAGCTGAGTCCTCCCCTGTGGGCCATGCTCACACTGCTGATCATCACCTTCGGCTTCTCAGTCTGGCTGCCGGAGATGAGCTCATCCATTGCGGTAAAAGCCTTTATCGGATTGTCGCTGCCCTTCGTGTTTCTTCTCATCAACTGGAAGAAGGAGGTGGCCGACAAGCAGATCCGCATTCTGGCGCTGCTGCCTGTAATCAGTGTCGGGTTAGGGATTCTGCTGCAGGCTGCGGGCATGCACTCCCTGCTGGCAGTCGAATTCACGGGTGCTGTACGGCTGCAGGGAGCGAACATTGCACCGCATCTGGCGATGCTGGCCTTCATGGGCGTGGCGGTCTGCTTTATCGAGATCAAGCGCAGCCCGCAGCATATCCGCTTTTTCTACACCGTACTGGCCTTGAATTTCCTGATCCTGGTTGGAACAGGAACGAGAGGGCCGATGCTGGCACTCGTGCCTATGGTTCTCTATTATTTCTACGATATCTCGCGCCAGTACTTAAAAGGCAAGTCACAGTACCTGGTCCCGCTGCTGGGCGGGGGGGCTGTACTCTCAGGGGCAGTGTATCTGCAGCTTGACAACCTCAGAAAACGTTCCTTTGAGCGGGCCACCGACACGGGTATTGACCTGTCGGGCCGGACAGAGGCCTGGGAGTTTTTCCTGAACAAGGCAGCCGGCTCACCCTGGGCGGGCCGTGGACTTGGATCAGCCACCGTAGCCAACGACGGTACACTCTATTACGGATTTGTAGTTCCGCATAATGAGTACATCCGGTTTTACTACGATGGAGGGTACATTGGTGCCATCCTGCTGCTGCTTTCCTTATTGGCTGTGTTTCTTGTAGTTTATCGAGCTTTGGCTCCGCCGGTCAGACCTTATTATGCTCTATTGATTGCAGCGTTTCTCATTTATTCATTTTCAGACAACACGCTGTCGACGGTCCAATTCATTATTCCGTTCTGCTGGTATCTGAACTGCCTGTATCGATCTTCACAGCCAACCGATTCCCCACAAAAAGAAGTGATACGATGAACCAAGTGAATATGTTCGATGTTAACTTTAATAACTATGACTTTATGGACCTGCTGGATTACATCGACAAGACGATTCAGGAGAGGAACCAGTCCTATATCCTGACCTGCAATGTCGACCATGTAATCAAGCTTCGCAAGGACAAGGAATTCCAGACCGTTTACTCTGAAGCAGGTGCGGTAGTGGCAGACGGCATGCCGCTGATCTGGGCTTCCAAGATGCTCGGCAAGCCGCTGAAGCAAAAGGTATCCGGTGCGGATCTGTTCAGCCGGCTCGGCAATGCCTTTGAGCAAAGGAAGTACCGGCTGTTCTTCCTGGGCTCGGCGGAAGGCGTGCCTGAGAAGGCGACGATGAATTTAAAAGCGGCTTATCCCGGAATCAATGTTGTCGGCTGCTATTCCCCATCCTACGGCTTTGAGCATAACGAGGAGGAGAACCAGCACATCATCAAGATGCTGACGGACAGCCGGCCTGACATTGTATTCGTTGGAGTGGGCGCACCGAAGCAGGAGAAATGGATTTACCGCCATTACAACTCCTACCAGGCACCGATTTCGATCGGTGTCGGAGCAACCTTTGATTTTCTCTCCGGTTCTGTGAAGCGGGCACCGGACTTTATGCAAAAGACAGGGCTGGAATGGTTCTGGCGGTTAAGCCAGGAGCCGGGAAGACTCTGGAAAAGATATCTTGTAGACGATGCCCAATTCCTGGTGCTGCTGCTCAAGGAGCTGCGCAAGAAGGACAGAGTGAAGGGCAGAAGCCTTGAATAATGAAGCTGCCGGCAGGAGGGGGAAGGAAGATGACGGAGGAGAAAGAAAGCGGGCTATCGCTGCCCTCTCTGGGCGCCATGAAATCAGGTGCGGCTATGGCGCTGATCTGTGCCATATGTCTTGGAATCCCGCTGGTTATCGGGTTTGCGAGTGCGCAGCTCAGTGCTTCCGACAGTCTGCAGGGAGCGATTCTGGCGGGACTTCTCTTTCCCGCCTTCCTGCTGGCACTGCTCAAGCCGAAGCAGCTGATCGCATACACGCTGCTTATCTGGGCGGTGGCCCCGGAGCTAAGGCGTATTGCGGATTGGTCGGAGGGCGTGTACCACCCGGTATCGCTGCTCAGTCTGGCACCGCTGCTGACGGGAGCTACGCTTGCTATTCCGGTGCTGCGTGAGATTCACCGGATCCGCAAATCATCGACCCGGATTCTCCTGCTGTTCTCCGTGGCGCTGGCTTACGGCGCCATCATCGGGCTGGCGAAGAACGGAGTAGGCTCTGTGTACGATCTGGCCAATTACATCGTACCGCTGCTGCTGATTCCTTATTTTGCAGTAACGAGGTTTACACCGAAGGATATTGACCGGCTGCTGTACGCTTTTGCCAACATTGCTGTACTGGTAGCCGCCTATGGGATCATCCAGTATCTGACCGTTCCGCCATGGGATGCTTTCTGGATGCGGAACGCGGATATGATCTCCATTGGAACACCGTATCCGCTGGAAGTCCGGGTGTTCTCCACATTGAACTCGCCCGGACCGGCCGCTACCTTCCTGGTTTTTGCCCTGGTACCGATGGTACTGGAGCGGAAATGGCAGGGAACGCTGCGCTGGATCGGCGTACTGCTCGTCGTAATTTGCCTGCTGACCACCCTGGTCCGTTCCGCCTGGCTGGTGCTGCTGGTGATGCTGCTGGTTTACATCGCTTCCTCTCCGTCCAAAGGCAAATGGAAGACACTGCTCCAGCTGGGCTTTGTTGCCGCCGCGCTGTTCTGGATCGTTCCCAAGCTTCCCGGAGCAGAAGGGCTGGTCGCACGGATGGAGACGCTGACCTCGGTCCAGGAGGATCACTCCTACAATGAACGTCTGGCCCTCTGGCAGAACATGGTGCCGCTCGTAGCCTCCAATCCCGTCGGCGAGGGGATAGGCAGTGTAGGGCAGAGTACCAAGCTGGGGAACGGCGGAGAGCTTGGGGAGTACGGCAATATGGATAACGGGTTTATCGCATTGCTGCTTACCTTTGGTGTACTTGGGGCGTTGTTCTTCTTCGGGGCACTTGGCGCAGTGATCAAGGAGATTGCCCTCAGGGTCACAAGCAAGGACAGCTTTCAGCCGTACGCCAGGCTTTCACTGGCGGCCTGGACAGGAGCGGTAGTCAGCCTGCTGTCCGATAACGGCTTCCCTGGATTAAAGGGCTACCTGATCTGGATGCTGATTGGCCTTGGCCTCGGCGCCAAAGAGATTATTGAAAGCAGAAAGAAGGGAACACCGCATGCAGCAGTCGAACGCCAAATCACTTCCCACTAGCACGGTCTGGTCCTCGCTCAAACGGTTTACCAAGAGCAAGAACAACAGCTCGGCGGCAGTCAAAACGATGATGGTCAGCGTGCTGATCCTGCTGGTCAATATGCTGACCGGTGTGCTGACCGCCCGCTACCTCGGGCCGACCGGCCGCGGGGAACAGACGGCGATGGTGAACTGGTCACAGTTCCTGGCGTTCAGTATGAGCTTCGGGATTCCGTCGGCGCTGATCTACAACGCCAAGAAGAACCCCGATGATGCCGGAGTCCTTTACCGGGTGGCACTGCTGATCGGCCTTGGCTTCGGGATAGCGGCGATGACTATTGGGATTTTCGTTCTGCCGTACTGGCTTGATTCCTTCAGCTCCGAGGTTGTGCTGTTCGCGCAAGTGTCCATGATCCTGTGCCCGTTGATTGTAGTCTCGCAGATCAATAACGCAGCCTTTCAGTTCAGAGGGGACTACAAGACCTTCAACTGGCAGCGGTATCTGGTTCCGCTCCTGACACTGGCAGTCATCGGCATTCTGATTGTAACCGGCAATATGAATCCATACACGACCGCGCTGGCTTATCTGATCCCGTCAGTGCCGCTGTTCATCTGGATGACACTGCTGCTGCTGCGTACCTACAGAGTCAAAATGAGGGACACCTACCGTAATTTTAAAAGGCTGTTTACTTACGGGCTCGGCTCTTACGGTAATGACCTGCTCGGCCAGTTCTCTACTTACATTGACCAGATCATTATCGCCGGCCTGCTGCGGCCGGCCGATCTGGGGCTGTATGCAGTAGCAGTCAGCCTGTCCAGGATGGTCAACTTCTTCTCGAATTCGATTACTGTGGTGCTGTTCCCGAAAGCCTCCGAGCTTTCGAAAGATGAAGCGATCTCGCTGACCTTCAAGGCTTTCCGGATCAGCACCACCTGCACCCTGCTTGGCGCGCTGTTCCTCATGCTGGTAGCTCCCTTAGTCATTCCGCTGCTGTACGGCAAGGAATTCAACACAGCGCTGACGGTGTTCCGTCTGCTGCTGCTGGAGGTAACGATCAGCGGAGGCACACTGATTCTGGCCCAGGCCTTTATGGCGCTCGGCAAACCGAAGTTTGTCTCTATCCTGCAGGGGGTGGGACTGCTGCTGGTAATCCCGATGCTTTTCCTGATGGTGCCGAAGTTCGGATTGTTCGGAGCAGGGGTAGCGATGCTGTTGTCGGCCATCCTGCGCTTCCTGTTCATTATTCTAAATATCAGATACAACCTTAAGGTTAAGCTTCCCCGCCTGCTGATCAGCAGGGAGGACATCCAATGGATGAAGACAACGATGAATTCTTACATCCGCAAGAAACCAGCGGACACCAGTAGTTAGCAGTTAAGTGATTTTGTGTTTTGCAGCGGGCAGAGGATACGATGCGGGCACTTAGCAGCTAAATAACCAAGGGACGGTGTATGACGGAGCGGAGGGAAAGTTTGGAGCTGTAGAAACGAAGTGTTCGCCTTTGTTTTCTAATTCCAACTGCTAACAGCAGCCTGATAAAGAAATTAGAAAACAACAGCGATCGGAAGCCCAAACATTTCCCGCAGCGACGGCACACACCGGACCACCCAAGTAAAGGAGGAGACCTTCATGGATTCAGTAACAAGCGTGCTTGGCAGCCCGGGCAGTTACCCGATATCGGTTGTCATCATTGCTCAGGATGACGAAGTTCGCATATCCAAAGCAATTCAGTCCTGCCGGCCCTTCGCCGACGAGGTAGTTGTAATCGACGGAGGAAGCAAGGACGGGACGGTGCAGCTGGCAGAAAGCCTCGGCTGCCGGGTATACGTCAACCCATGGCCCGGATATGCCAAACAAAGGGAATTCGGAGTGGAACGCGCCGTCCATGATTGGGTCTTCCTGATTGATACCGACGAAGTGGTCAGCGATGAGCTGGCACAGGATATTCTGCAGCGCAAGCCCGGTCTGACGGATCGTGGGGTAGCCTTTTCGCTGTACCGGATCGGTGATTTCCTGGGCAGATGGCTGGATAAAGGAGAGTACCTGGTCCGCCTGTACAACCGCAAGGCGTACGGCATCCGTAACTCTCTGGTGCATGAAATGCCCGAGGTTGAGGAGGAGCGGACGGTTCAGCTGAACGGTGTGCTCTGGCATCAGGGCTTCCGCAGCATCAACGATCATGTGGCCCGCTTCAACAAATACACCGATCTGGAAGCACAGGCTGCGTTCGAGAACGGCAAGCCGTTCAAGCTTAGAAACCTGCTGCTCCGGCCGCCGGCACGCTTCCTGCAGAAGTACTTCCTGCATGGCCTGTTCAAGAAAGGCATTTCCGGATTTGCGGTATCCGTATTCTGGGTGATGTATGAATTCATGGTCGGCTTCAAGCATTACGAATTAACCAGCTCCGGCAGGCTGGCCCGGCATAATGCGCAGGGTCAGGCGGAGAAAGGGAAGAAGGGGGAGAGAAGCTATGCCGTACAGTGACGGACTGAACATTATGACGACCGGCCTCAGCTGGCCTTCGCTGCAGCCCGGCGGGCTTAACACGTATTTCAAATCTGTCTGCGAGCAGCTCTCCACACGCAACCAGGTGCATGCGCTGATCTGCAGCCAGGAGACACCGCCGACTCCCAAGGAACTGATCATCCACAATGCGGGTGATCCGAAGGAGACGATCTGGAAGCGCAAGGATGCCTTCCAGCGCAAAGCGGCTGATCTGATGGGCAGCGGCAGCGGGCGCATCGATATTCTGTACTCGCATTTTGCTCCTTACGGCGTCGGGCCGGCAATTGAGGCAAAGAAGCGGGGCATTCCGGTCATCATGACCTTCCACGGGCCGTGGAATGAAGAGATGAAGATTGAAGGCCAGGGCATCAAGCACCGGGTCAAGACAACCATTGCCAAATCCATCGAACGCAAGGCTTATAAGCTGGCTGATAAATTTATAGTGCTGAGTGAGTACTTCCGCGACACGCTGCATCAGCTGCACGGAGTACCGCTGCACAAGATCGTTGTCATCCCGGGAGCAGCGAATATAGAACGCTTTGTCCCGGCGAATAACCGGCTGGCGGTACGGCGGACGCTGAATTTGCCCGAGGGGGCAACCACCGTTCTGACCGTGCGGCGGCTGATGAACCGCATGGGGCTGCTGCAGCTGCTTGAGGCCTGGAAGCAGGTGTCGGAGCGCTTCCCGAATGCGATTCTGCTGATCGGCGGCAAAGGGCCGCTGCGCGGCGAGCTGGAAGAAAAAATCGCCGATTACGGCCTTAGCAACAAGGTCCGGCTGCTCGGATATATTCCCGATCATCAGCTGGCGTCTTATTACCAGGCCGCTGACATGTTCGTGGTTCCCTCACAGGCGCTGGAGGGCTTCGGGCTGATTACCGTCGAGGCACTGGCTTCCGGGCTGCCGGTTATGGCTACCCCGGTAGGCGGCAACAAGGAGATTCTCCAGGGCTTCCGGCCGGAGCTGCTGTTCAAGAGCGCAGCCAGCGAGGATATGGCGGAGGGCATGATCCATATGCTCAGCAACCGCAAGCTGCTGCCGACCCGGGAGGAATGCCGGGGACATGTGCTGGAGAAGTACACCTGGCAGCATGTCGGTGATCAGGTCGAATCAGTATTTCTGCAGACTTTGGGAAAGGGTGTGGCCGCAGGATGCTAAAAGTCGCCTATATCGATCACACCGCCAAGTGGAGCGGAGGAGAGGTTGCCCTGTTCAACATTCTCACCAACATCGGTGAAAATGTGGAGCCGCTCGTTATTCTGGCCGAAGAGGGTGCACTTGCCGACCGGCTGCGTGAAAAGGGCATTGATGTCCGCGTGATTCCGCTGGATGAGAGCATCCGCAGCCGCGGCCGCAACGCCGTCAATCTCGGTGCTCCGGCTGCAGCCTTCAAGCTGCTGGCTTACGGCAGCAGGCTGGCTCCGCTGCTGAAGCGGGAGAAGGTGGACTGTGTGCATACCAACTCGCTGAAATCAGCGTTTTACGGTGCAGTTGCCGCCAAAAAGGCAGGCGTTCCGCTGATCTGGCATATCCGGGATCATATCGGGGCCCCTTACTTAAAGCCGGTGGTGGCCAAGGCAATCCGGACGATGTCGCGCATGCTGCCGAACGGGGTTATCGCCAATTCGCACTCTACACTGAGCGCCCTTGAGCTGCCCCGGACCAAAAAGACACTTGTTGTCTACTCCGCCTTCGCCAAGGCAATCAGCGAGGGTGTCCGCAGACAGGATCAGAAGGATTTCAACGTGCTGCTGGTCGGACGGCTGGCACACTGGAAAGGCCAGCATGTCGTGCTGGAGGCAGCCAAAGCCTTCAAGCAGGACAGCAGAGTGAAATTCTGGCTGGCCGGTGATGCGCTGTTCGGAGAAGAGGAATACAAACAGGAATTAATCCAGACGATCCGGCAGAATGATCTGACGAATGTCAGCCTGCTGGGCCATGTGGATGACATACAGGGACTAATGCAAAAAGCCGATCTGCTGATTCATACGTCGGTTACGCCTGAGCCGTTCGGCCAGGTTATTGTCGAAGGCATGGCAGCCGGACTGCCGGTTATCGCCTCCAATGAAGGCGGTCCGGTAGAGATCGTAGTGCCGGGTGTAACCGGAATGCTGATCCAGCCCGGAGATGCCGGGATACTCGCGGAGTCCATCACATGGATGCTGGAACATCCCGAGGAGCGCAGAATGATGGCGGAGAACGGAACAAAACGGGTGAAAGAGCATTTTGTCATCGAGAATACCGTCAAGGACATTGTTGATTATTACAAAGGCCTGCTGGCGGCTACCTGATCTTGCTTGATGATGCGGCTCCATAAAACTTTGAGGATGATTTACATGAAAATTGCGATAGCGCACGATTACTTAATCCAAATGGGCGGGGCGGAAAGAGTAGTGGAAGTATTCCACCACATGTATCCGGAGGCTCCGATCTTCACAACCGTGTTTAACGGAAGCCGATTGACCGACAACCTCAAAGACGCGGACATCAGAGCCTCCTGGCTGCAGAAAATTCCGGGAGTGAAGACCAATTTTAAAGGGGTGCTGCCGCTTTATCCGATGGCCATCCGTGATCTGGATTTCAGCGGGTATGATATCGTCCTGAGCTCAAGCAGCGCTTTTATGAAAAGCATTCAGGTACCCGAATCGACGTTCCATCTCTGCTACTGTCATACACCGATGCGTTTTGCCTGGGATTATGACACGTATATGGAGCGGCAAACGAATTCCGGCCTGTTCAAAAGACTGCTGAAGGTCTACATGCAGCGGCTCAAGACCTGGGATCAGCGGACGAGTAAAAATGTCAATCAGTTCGTGGCCAACTCTTCCGTCGTGAAGACGCGGATCC
Proteins encoded:
- a CDS encoding sugar transferase, yielding MSMQKLPEDYEAVLPKLYMLHAKEGSKGMDSYLVMKRIIDILFSALGLLVLLPLFALVAILIKLEDPKGKVFFRQNRVGKDEVQFPMYKFRSMVSNAEELKANLMAYNEVSGAMFKIKNDPRITRIGKFIRKTSIDELPQLWNVLMGHMSLVGPRPPLVEEVAQYTDYDKQRLLVTPGCTGYWQVNARNSVGFDEMVQLDLTYIHIRSTMLDLKIIFKTGLMLLGSKDAY
- a CDS encoding CpsD/CapB family tyrosine-protein kinase — protein: MLRLNKSLIADLNPSSHISESFRSLRTYIRQLGLTGGDSGKVLLFTSAEGGEGKTTVLSNLAVSFVQDGKKVAVIDCNMRRPGLHAVFEVEGSEGLAAYLSGQEEAKDIAVYGNLANLAVIPAGKTRISPPDLLGNPKMTALLEELKSSFDLILLDTPPAVEYSDARILAPHTDGVILVARHGKTKREAVRKLKTLLEQSGSNILGIAMNQAR
- a CDS encoding O-antigen ligase family protein; protein product: MTEEKESGLSLPSLGAMKSGAAMALICAICLGIPLVIGFASAQLSASDSLQGAILAGLLFPAFLLALLKPKQLIAYTLLIWAVAPELRRIADWSEGVYHPVSLLSLAPLLTGATLAIPVLREIHRIRKSSTRILLLFSVALAYGAIIGLAKNGVGSVYDLANYIVPLLLIPYFAVTRFTPKDIDRLLYAFANIAVLVAAYGIIQYLTVPPWDAFWMRNADMISIGTPYPLEVRVFSTLNSPGPAATFLVFALVPMVLERKWQGTLRWIGVLLVVICLLTTLVRSAWLVLLVMLLVYIASSPSKGKWKTLLQLGFVAAALFWIVPKLPGAEGLVARMETLTSVQEDHSYNERLALWQNMVPLVASNPVGEGIGSVGQSTKLGNGGELGEYGNMDNGFIALLLTFGVLGALFFFGALGAVIKEIALRVTSKDSFQPYARLSLAAWTGAVVSLLSDNGFPGLKGYLIWMLIGLGLGAKEIIESRKKGTPHAAVERQITSH
- the galU gene encoding UTP--glucose-1-phosphate uridylyltransferase GalU, whose protein sequence is MKKVKKVIIPAAGLGTRFLPATKAMPKEMLPIINKPTIQYIVEEAIASGIEDIIIVTGKGKRAIEDHFDNAFELESRLLEDGKLELLKEVQRSSKVEIHYIRQKEAMGLGHAVWCARRFIGDEPFGVMLGDDIVTGKTPCLKQLIDQYEETQNSVIGVQEIADEFTNRYGIIEPDLQDGRLYRVNNFVEKPPLGTAPSNLAIMGRYVFTPKIFKYLDLQEKGAGGEIQLTDAIQKLNQSERVYAYNFDGTRYDVGERLGYILTTLEFALQSDDLRYPVMDAMAEWLSKAGQTTLSS
- a CDS encoding glycosyltransferase family 2 protein; the encoded protein is MDSVTSVLGSPGSYPISVVIIAQDDEVRISKAIQSCRPFADEVVVIDGGSKDGTVQLAESLGCRVYVNPWPGYAKQREFGVERAVHDWVFLIDTDEVVSDELAQDILQRKPGLTDRGVAFSLYRIGDFLGRWLDKGEYLVRLYNRKAYGIRNSLVHEMPEVEEERTVQLNGVLWHQGFRSINDHVARFNKYTDLEAQAAFENGKPFKLRNLLLRPPARFLQKYFLHGLFKKGISGFAVSVFWVMYEFMVGFKHYELTSSGRLARHNAQGQAEKGKKGERSYAVQ
- a CDS encoding WecB/TagA/CpsF family glycosyltransferase produces the protein MNQVNMFDVNFNNYDFMDLLDYIDKTIQERNQSYILTCNVDHVIKLRKDKEFQTVYSEAGAVVADGMPLIWASKMLGKPLKQKVSGADLFSRLGNAFEQRKYRLFFLGSAEGVPEKATMNLKAAYPGINVVGCYSPSYGFEHNEEENQHIIKMLTDSRPDIVFVGVGAPKQEKWIYRHYNSYQAPISIGVGATFDFLSGSVKRAPDFMQKTGLEWFWRLSQEPGRLWKRYLVDDAQFLVLLLKELRKKDRVKGRSLE
- a CDS encoding oligosaccharide flippase family protein, giving the protein MQQSNAKSLPTSTVWSSLKRFTKSKNNSSAAVKTMMVSVLILLVNMLTGVLTARYLGPTGRGEQTAMVNWSQFLAFSMSFGIPSALIYNAKKNPDDAGVLYRVALLIGLGFGIAAMTIGIFVLPYWLDSFSSEVVLFAQVSMILCPLIVVSQINNAAFQFRGDYKTFNWQRYLVPLLTLAVIGILIVTGNMNPYTTALAYLIPSVPLFIWMTLLLLRTYRVKMRDTYRNFKRLFTYGLGSYGNDLLGQFSTYIDQIIIAGLLRPADLGLYAVAVSLSRMVNFFSNSITVVLFPKASELSKDEAISLTFKAFRISTTCTLLGALFLMLVAPLVIPLLYGKEFNTALTVFRLLLLEVTISGGTLILAQAFMALGKPKFVSILQGVGLLLVIPMLFLMVPKFGLFGAGVAMLLSAILRFLFIILNIRYNLKVKLPRLLISREDIQWMKTTMNSYIRKKPADTSS
- a CDS encoding glycosyltransferase; protein product: MTEYGDIPQVSIIICTYNRSALLVKTLQSLTGLENLHRAEIIVVDNNSPDNTAAEIKGFIGAHGAEMDIRYLLEPVQGLSAARNTGILASKSQIIAFLDDDAIPCRNWITTIISTFEERPEVMAMGGKVAPIFESKRPDWLIKPFELPYTIVDLGNKVREYPKRLHPCGANMAMRKPAFDISLFPLDLGRKGDSLISGEETWLFGQLQRQGHTILYHPQMAVDHFVAAGRLTEDWIMKRYYSQGISNAMKSEGLKGNLLLLGKTAAKIVYVMADSIFSRSRGRKLLNRCRLESIRGTLHMFWNRKRESAAG
- a CDS encoding O-antigen ligase family protein: MTNFEWGTKLNALPYGMLYLVSALLLGTAVIYQPVFAVAAVLLIILLTVSISRPDVISYFVLLTTAVSINFLFSGGMFGIEILSLYKLMILMLLVPCILVNGLRLKLSPPLWAMLTLLIITFGFSVWLPEMSSSIAVKAFIGLSLPFVFLLINWKKEVADKQIRILALLPVISVGLGILLQAAGMHSLLAVEFTGAVRLQGANIAPHLAMLAFMGVAVCFIEIKRSPQHIRFFYTVLALNFLILVGTGTRGPMLALVPMVLYYFYDISRQYLKGKSQYLVPLLGGGAVLSGAVYLQLDNLRKRSFERATDTGIDLSGRTEAWEFFLNKAAGSPWAGRGLGSATVANDGTLYYGFVVPHNEYIRFYYDGGYIGAILLLLSLLAVFLVVYRALAPPVRPYYALLIAAFLIYSFSDNTLSTVQFIIPFCWYLNCLYRSSQPTDSPQKEVIR